A window of the Lactuca sativa cultivar Salinas chromosome 7, Lsat_Salinas_v11, whole genome shotgun sequence genome harbors these coding sequences:
- the LOC128127148 gene encoding AP-2 complex subunit alpha-2-like — MVKVSAYLLGEYSHLLARRPGCSPKDIFVIIHEKLPTVSTPTISILLSTYAKILMHSQPPDPELQNQIWAIFSKYETCIDTEIQQRAVQLFIFNSTLAKILNF; from the exons ATGGTGAAG GTTAGCGCTTATCTGCTTGGAGAATATAGCCATCTTTTGGCCAGACGACCTGGGTGTAGCCCAAAGGACATTTTTGTCATTATACATGAGAAGCTTCCTACTGTATC GACTCCAACAATATCCATTCTTCTCTCAACATACGCAAAGATTTTGATGCACTCTCAACCACCAGATCCCGAATTACAAAACCAGATCTGGGCAATATTCAGCAA ATATGAAACATGCATTGATACTGAGATACAACAAAGAGCTGTACAGCTATTCATTTTCAATAGCacacttgcaaaaattttaaacttttaa